A portion of the Chloroflexota bacterium genome contains these proteins:
- a CDS encoding hydantoinase/oxoprolinase family protein, producing the protein MAQYRLGVDIGGTFTDAVLVNLGTGEFRTSKVSTTPQDPSIGFLHAIERLVSEAVINPEEIAQIVHATTVATNAIIENKVAKSAFITTKGFRDILEIQRQIRPSLYDLFFDKPAPLIPRYLCYEVTERMTPEGEVLQPLNEEEVRQTVKQIRKTGVEAIAVCFLHSYINPSHEKRTGEIIREEFPEVYLTLSSEINPEFREYFRASTTVINAALMPIIARYVDNLQKEIAARGFKSGLYVMQSGGGVMTGNVARDKPAAMVESGPAAGVIAASALGTLLGYSEVISFDMGGTTAKAGLVERGRPKLAANYEVGSAAITPDAHGRKGSGYPLQTPVIDLVEIGAGGGSIAWIDTGGTLRVGPRSAGAEPGPACYMTGGTLPTVTDANVVLGRIDPDYFLGGEMKLDKTAAEKALEEHCAKALGKDVVTTAAGIVEIANANMIRALRIVSVERGYDPREYVLIAFGGAGPMHVNDIVRELQIPTVIVPLNPGITSAQGLLMTDLRHDYVMTYICRVDRIDLDKVNRIYSDFEAQGRGLLIQEGVKEEDMLSSKFMDMRYVGQSYELTIPVPGKEITVNDMAEITALFHKEHERAYGHCAPEEPVEIANLKLSATGLIPKPKLRELKRGEASPEAALLTRRKVYFTEIEGFTECSIYDRYRLTCGNVIRGPAIVEDKDATTVIHPGYQAEVDSYGNLILTLI; encoded by the coding sequence ATGGCACAGTATAGGCTTGGTGTTGATATAGGCGGAACCTTTACCGATGCGGTTCTCGTGAATCTCGGGACGGGCGAGTTTCGAACCTCAAAGGTTTCAACCACGCCACAGGACCCTTCGATAGGCTTTCTGCACGCTATCGAAAGGCTGGTTTCTGAAGCCGTCATCAACCCGGAGGAGATAGCACAGATAGTTCATGCGACTACTGTCGCTACGAATGCCATTATTGAGAACAAGGTAGCCAAGAGCGCCTTCATCACCACGAAAGGTTTCAGGGATATTCTGGAAATCCAGAGGCAGATCAGGCCCTCTCTCTATGACCTCTTCTTCGACAAGCCGGCACCGCTTATCCCCAGATACTTATGCTATGAAGTGACCGAGAGAATGACGCCTGAGGGTGAGGTACTCCAGCCTTTGAATGAAGAGGAGGTCAGGCAGACCGTAAAGCAAATCAGGAAAACCGGTGTTGAAGCCATAGCGGTATGCTTCCTCCATTCATACATTAATCCTTCACATGAAAAGAGGACGGGCGAGATAATTCGAGAGGAGTTTCCTGAAGTTTATCTGACCCTCTCCTCGGAGATAAATCCTGAGTTTCGGGAGTATTTCCGGGCCAGCACCACGGTCATCAACGCGGCACTTATGCCGATAATCGCCAGATATGTGGACAATCTCCAGAAGGAAATCGCTGCGAGAGGCTTCAAATCAGGCCTCTACGTGATGCAGTCTGGAGGGGGCGTTATGACGGGTAACGTAGCCAGGGATAAGCCCGCTGCAATGGTCGAATCAGGTCCGGCGGCAGGGGTAATCGCAGCATCAGCTTTGGGGACCCTGCTCGGGTATTCAGAAGTGATATCCTTCGATATGGGCGGTACCACGGCTAAAGCCGGTCTTGTGGAGCGCGGCCGACCGAAGCTCGCGGCGAACTATGAGGTAGGAAGCGCAGCCATCACCCCCGATGCCCATGGCAGGAAGGGTTCGGGTTACCCGCTGCAAACTCCCGTCATCGACCTTGTTGAAATAGGCGCTGGAGGGGGGAGTATCGCCTGGATAGATACCGGTGGCACTTTGAGGGTGGGCCCTCGAAGCGCTGGCGCCGAACCCGGCCCAGCGTGCTACATGACCGGCGGTACCCTGCCTACGGTAACCGATGCCAATGTTGTCCTGGGCAGAATAGACCCTGACTACTTCCTTGGCGGAGAGATGAAGCTTGACAAGACGGCAGCTGAAAAAGCTCTCGAAGAGCACTGCGCCAAGGCCCTGGGCAAGGATGTGGTCACCACAGCTGCCGGTATAGTTGAGATAGCCAACGCTAACATGATTCGGGCCCTGAGGATTGTGTCGGTGGAAAGAGGCTACGACCCTCGTGAATATGTGTTGATAGCTTTCGGCGGGGCCGGGCCTATGCATGTCAACGATATTGTTAGAGAGCTTCAGATTCCAACGGTGATTGTTCCCCTGAACCCGGGTATAACTTCCGCGCAGGGTCTGCTTATGACCGACCTGAGGCACGATTACGTGATGACCTACATTTGTCGAGTGGATAGAATCGACCTCGATAAGGTGAACAGAATCTACAGCGACTTTGAAGCTCAGGGGAGAGGCCTGCTGATTCAGGAAGGTGTGAAGGAAGAGGATATGCTTTCCTCGAAGTTTATGGATATGAGATATGTCGGCCAGTCCTATGAACTGACGATACCGGTGCCGGGCAAAGAGATAACCGTGAATGATATGGCGGAGATAACTGCTCTGTTCCATAAGGAGCATGAGAGGGCTTACGGACACTGCGCACCTGAAGAGCCTGTGGAGATTGCTAACCTGAAGCTGTCCGCTACAGGGCTTATACCCAAACCCAAGCTCAGGGAGCTAAAGAGAGGAGAGGCGAGCCCTGAAGCGGCGCTATTGACCAGAAGAAAAGTATATTTTACTGAAATCGAGGGCTTTACCGAATGCTCTATCTACGATAGATACAGGCTGACGTGTGGCAACGTTATAAGGGGCCCGGCGATAGTGGAAGACAAAGACGCGACCACGGTAATCCATCCGGGCTACCAGGCTGAAGTCGATAGTTACGGAAACCTGATACTGACCCTTATCTAA
- a CDS encoding TRAP transporter small permease subunit: MAVLERILNGIDFICTWAGKLTAFLVIFLILAVVCEVVLRYGFNSPTIWAWEVEMQLGGTMFIMGFAWVLIQKAHVRVDLFYQRFSPRGKAILDVVLTLLLVFPLWLWVMPPMIEWVQQSWAIHERSSVSAWRNIMYPFKTVTPVAFSLLLLALFTTFIRDVRTIVRGQ, translated from the coding sequence ATGGCTGTTCTGGAACGCATATTAAACGGAATTGACTTTATCTGCACATGGGCGGGGAAACTCACCGCTTTCCTGGTGATATTTCTCATATTAGCTGTCGTTTGCGAAGTTGTCTTACGGTATGGATTTAATTCGCCAACGATATGGGCATGGGAGGTAGAGATGCAGCTGGGCGGCACCATGTTTATTATGGGGTTTGCCTGGGTGCTCATCCAGAAGGCCCATGTCAGGGTGGACCTGTTCTACCAGCGCTTTTCACCCCGTGGTAAGGCGATACTTGATGTCGTCCTCACTTTGCTCCTGGTCTTCCCACTGTGGCTTTGGGTCATGCCACCAATGATTGAGTGGGTCCAGCAGTCATGGGCCATCCACGAGCGTAGCTCAGTCAGCGCCTGGAGAAACATTATGTATCCCTTCAAGACGGTGACGCCGGTAGCCTTTTCTCTGCTGTTACTGGCACTGTTTACCACATTTATTCGCGACGTAAGAACTATCGTCAGGGGGCAGTGA
- a CDS encoding TRAP transporter large permease subunit, which translates to MLDIEISPMMVTILMLGILAIGIFSGFPLAFILAGVGFVFGLLFMGEGRIYGMAIAQTYKTMTNYVILAVPLFVFMGTMLGHSGVAEKLFGTMHLIMGGLRGGLAIATIFVATIFAACTGIIGASVVTMGIIALPPMLQRGYSKSLACGTVCAGGTLGILIPPSIMIVIYGPMAEISVGKLFAGAFVPGFILSALYMTYIVIRCWFRPQDGPPLPVEERRAVPTSQKILRMLFQMVPPILLILGVLGTIFAGIATPTEAAGVGAFIATALAIMYRRFNWPVLKSTTYETMRITGFIMLLVIGASIYTSVFTYLGGGKFATQVLAAVPGGKWASFAVMMFIVFILGMLIEWIGSIFIVVPLFTPVAASLGFDPLWFAIAVCVCYQTGFLSPPNAHAIFYLKGVAPPEVRVEDIIRGVWPYICLILVGLAIITIWPQVVLWLPGIIVG; encoded by the coding sequence ATGCTAGACATAGAAATAAGCCCGATGATGGTCACCATCCTGATGCTGGGCATACTGGCAATAGGCATATTTTCCGGCTTCCCCCTGGCCTTTATACTGGCCGGAGTGGGCTTCGTTTTCGGCCTCCTCTTCATGGGAGAAGGCCGGATTTACGGTATGGCTATCGCCCAAACCTATAAGACGATGACCAACTATGTTATTCTGGCGGTTCCCCTGTTCGTCTTTATGGGCACAATGCTGGGGCATTCCGGAGTTGCCGAAAAACTCTTCGGCACCATGCACCTTATCATGGGAGGACTCAGGGGCGGCCTGGCCATAGCCACTATCTTTGTGGCCACCATTTTTGCCGCCTGCACCGGCATCATCGGCGCCTCGGTGGTCACCATGGGGATAATTGCTCTGCCCCCCATGCTTCAACGGGGTTATAGCAAGTCCCTGGCCTGCGGTACCGTCTGCGCCGGCGGCACCCTGGGTATCCTCATACCCCCCAGCATTATGATAGTCATCTATGGGCCTATGGCTGAGATTTCCGTGGGCAAGCTATTTGCCGGGGCCTTTGTCCCCGGTTTTATCCTTTCGGCGCTGTATATGACCTATATTGTCATCAGGTGCTGGTTCAGGCCCCAAGATGGCCCCCCCTTGCCGGTGGAGGAGCGACGGGCCGTGCCCACCAGCCAGAAAATTTTGCGGATGTTATTCCAGATGGTTCCCCCGATTCTCCTCATCCTGGGAGTGCTGGGCACCATCTTCGCCGGGATAGCCACCCCCACCGAGGCCGCCGGTGTCGGCGCTTTTATCGCCACCGCCCTGGCCATTATGTACCGCCGATTCAACTGGCCGGTTCTCAAGAGCACGACGTATGAAACTATGAGGATAACCGGCTTCATAATGCTGCTGGTTATAGGGGCGAGTATCTATACCAGCGTTTTCACCTACCTGGGGGGTGGCAAGTTTGCCACCCAGGTTCTGGCGGCGGTGCCCGGAGGCAAGTGGGCTTCTTTCGCCGTGATGATGTTCATAGTATTCATCCTGGGCATGTTAATCGAATGGATTGGCTCAATATTTATCGTCGTTCCACTGTTCACGCCGGTGGCCGCGTCCCTTGGCTTTGACCCCCTCTGGTTTGCCATCGCCGTCTGCGTCTGCTACCAGACCGGTTTCTTAAGCCCGCCCAATGCTCACGCTATCTTCTACCTCAAAGGCGTGGCTCCGCCAGAGGTAAGGGTTGAAGATATCATCAGAGGTGTCTGGCCATATATTTGCCTGATTCTGGTGGGGCTAGCTATAATCACCATCTGGCCACAGGTGGTCCTGTGGCTTCCCGGCATTATTGTCGGGTGA
- a CDS encoding 4Fe-4S binding protein: MKIDAELCIACEECVPYCPMLAISMKDDVAVIDQDECVECGICLRSGSCSVDAFIDEPATWPRQIRAEFSNPTVPHRSTGLAGRGTEEVKTNEVTGRLKPGWLAFAIEFGRPVTGARFRDVDMVAQALAKVGITFEPANPVTALMEDTKTGKIREDVLNEKALSAIIECVFPREKGPAVLKAFQEAVKKIDTVCSVDLADLVEPDESVPAEKMLNELGIPYRINGKTNVGLGRPKFKGGN, from the coding sequence ATGAAAATCGACGCCGAACTGTGCATTGCCTGCGAAGAATGCGTTCCATATTGCCCTATGCTCGCCATCAGCATGAAAGACGATGTCGCCGTCATCGACCAGGATGAATGCGTGGAGTGCGGCATCTGCCTCAGGTCAGGGTCCTGCTCTGTCGATGCCTTTATCGATGAGCCGGCCACCTGGCCACGACAAATACGCGCCGAGTTCTCCAATCCAACGGTGCCTCACCGGTCCACAGGTTTGGCAGGAAGAGGGACGGAGGAGGTAAAGACCAACGAGGTCACCGGCCGTCTCAAGCCGGGATGGCTTGCCTTCGCCATAGAATTTGGCCGACCGGTAACCGGCGCCCGCTTTCGCGACGTTGATATGGTGGCGCAGGCGCTGGCCAAGGTGGGGATTACATTCGAGCCAGCCAACCCGGTGACCGCACTTATGGAAGACACCAAGACGGGTAAAATCAGGGAAGATGTGCTGAATGAAAAGGCGCTCTCAGCCATAATTGAGTGCGTGTTTCCGAGAGAAAAGGGCCCGGCGGTACTTAAGGCCTTCCAGGAAGCTGTCAAGAAAATCGACACCGTTTGCAGCGTGGACCTGGCCGACCTCGTCGAACCCGATGAATCGGTACCAGCGGAGAAGATGCTCAATGAACTGGGCATACCTTATCGCATCAACGGGAAGACCAACGTCGGTCTCGGGCGTCCCAAGTTTAAAGGAGGTAATTGA
- a CDS encoding Ldh family oxidoreductase, with protein sequence MAQSNVKVIAGESLQEFTREVLIRAGMPPEDAATEAEVIVWANLRGVDSHGVQLLPWYVEAVDIGHMKVKPNIQIVKETPAALSIEADHAFGAVVTVFAMKKAMEKARNLGIGWAFIRRTNHQGAIGYYPLMAAKNDMAGLTWVCGNTSMTPFGSKFPGLANNPIAISVPGKRHRPLVLDMATSVAAGAKLLVAKDKGTSIPEGWALDEEGNPTTDPWKARILLPIGGPKGSGLSLMLECLGSLIVDFPKVEPVVLGKEPPFGMGSMIGNPDRIRQHIQNSVVVAIDIGTFTDVDRYKEHIDNMIDGLKSLPKAEGFDEIFVPGEPEWRTYEERTKNGVPLPEKTADNLRKVGERFGIKLPLT encoded by the coding sequence ATGGCACAGAGCAATGTCAAAGTGATTGCCGGGGAATCATTGCAGGAATTCACCAGGGAAGTACTAATACGGGCAGGTATGCCGCCGGAGGATGCCGCCACCGAGGCCGAGGTTATTGTCTGGGCCAATCTTCGCGGGGTGGACTCACACGGGGTCCAGCTTCTGCCCTGGTACGTTGAAGCCGTGGACATCGGCCACATGAAAGTGAAGCCAAACATACAGATTGTCAAAGAGACCCCGGCCGCACTCTCCATCGAGGCCGACCACGCCTTCGGTGCCGTGGTTACGGTCTTCGCCATGAAGAAAGCCATGGAAAAGGCCAGGAATTTGGGCATCGGCTGGGCGTTTATTCGCCGGACAAACCACCAGGGAGCTATTGGATACTACCCGCTGATGGCGGCGAAGAACGATATGGCCGGCCTTACCTGGGTCTGCGGCAATACAAGTATGACGCCCTTCGGCTCCAAATTCCCCGGCCTGGCCAATAATCCCATTGCTATTTCGGTACCTGGAAAACGCCACCGCCCGCTTGTTCTCGACATGGCAACGAGCGTTGCCGCCGGGGCAAAATTGCTCGTTGCCAAGGACAAAGGCACTTCCATACCGGAGGGCTGGGCGCTGGACGAAGAAGGTAATCCCACCACTGACCCCTGGAAAGCCAGGATTCTGCTGCCCATCGGCGGTCCGAAAGGTTCCGGGCTGTCACTCATGCTGGAATGCCTGGGCAGCCTCATCGTCGATTTCCCCAAGGTCGAGCCGGTTGTTCTGGGTAAAGAACCACCTTTTGGCATGGGAAGCATGATCGGCAATCCAGACCGCATCCGCCAGCATATCCAGAACAGTGTGGTCGTCGCCATAGATATCGGCACCTTCACAGATGTGGACCGTTACAAAGAACACATCGACAATATGATCGACGGCCTTAAATCTCTGCCCAAAGCCGAGGGATTCGATGAAATATTCGTCCCCGGCGAACCGGAGTGGAGAACCTATGAAGAGCGCACCAAGAACGGCGTTCCCCTTCCGGAAAAGACCGCCGACAATCTACGTAAAGTCGGTGAGCGGTTTGGCATCAAGCTGCCGCTAACTTGA
- a CDS encoding amidohydrolase family protein, producing the protein MAEFEIIDAHIHLARTLEEESNYWLFPGRRDCDRYGSPEKAIEYMEREGISKMAFMTLIPRQYRGPLVEKVKLASLPEKQRREEEKKIGEQVAPKMREINEWGCEVGKRFPQLLPFSCISPELGGAEGIVKEVELRASQGAKGIKLHPGMFAFFPDDEVMFPAYEKCQELGLPVLADSGAWPTPHILAEYPSPVAMVAQQAAIQYGEPKNWSKVAEAFPRLNIVMAHLGSAWWDERVELAQKYPNIYFDTSQGFSAPDRIPYSPHRGLAEADVPRIFRKIGMDRILFGTDFPALAPQPQIEQIMRLPLTDEEKQKVLAENVKRVYRIK; encoded by the coding sequence ATGGCCGAATTCGAAATCATTGACGCTCATATTCACCTGGCGAGAACCCTGGAGGAGGAGAGCAATTACTGGCTTTTTCCGGGGCGCAGGGATTGTGACCGGTATGGTTCGCCGGAGAAAGCCATCGAGTATATGGAGCGGGAGGGCATCTCGAAGATGGCCTTCATGACGCTGATTCCGCGACAATACCGTGGCCCTCTCGTTGAGAAAGTGAAGCTCGCTTCGCTGCCGGAAAAGCAACGACGGGAGGAAGAGAAGAAGATTGGCGAACAGGTAGCGCCCAAAATGCGCGAAATCAATGAATGGGGCTGCGAGGTCGGCAAACGTTTTCCGCAATTGCTGCCTTTCAGCTGCATTTCGCCGGAGCTTGGGGGTGCCGAGGGCATAGTAAAGGAGGTGGAACTGAGGGCAAGTCAGGGGGCGAAGGGAATCAAACTCCATCCCGGCATGTTCGCTTTTTTCCCGGACGATGAGGTAATGTTCCCGGCATATGAGAAATGCCAGGAGCTGGGACTCCCGGTACTGGCCGACTCAGGAGCTTGGCCGACGCCGCATATCCTGGCGGAATATCCTTCTCCGGTGGCAATGGTGGCACAGCAAGCGGCTATTCAATATGGCGAACCGAAGAACTGGTCCAAGGTGGCCGAAGCTTTCCCGCGCCTCAACATCGTCATGGCTCATCTCGGGTCCGCCTGGTGGGACGAGAGGGTGGAACTGGCGCAGAAGTACCCCAATATCTATTTTGATACCTCTCAGGGCTTCTCAGCACCGGACCGCATCCCTTACAGTCCACACAGGGGTCTGGCTGAGGCGGATGTGCCGCGAATCTTCCGCAAAATCGGCATGGATAGAATACTCTTTGGCACTGATTTCCCGGCGCTGGCGCCGCAACCGCAGATAGAACAGATTATGCGCCTGCCCCTGACCGATGAGGAAAAGCAGAAGGTTCTGGCGGAAAACGTCAAACGCGTTTATCGTATTAAGTAA
- a CDS encoding aspartate aminotransferase family protein, with product MSREQLLAEVTKKYEDTYRKRTQKSSETLEKARRYMPGGDTRTSIWFDPYPFWIDKAEGCRFTDVDGNEYIDFHNCYTTMILGHANPKVVAAVREQAAKGTAFGALIPAVVRWSELVCNMVDSVDKVRFGNSGTEAVMMAIRLARGLSGKDLLLKTDGCYHGSYDPVVFPSDATGLSKGNRAESIIVPYNDKEAAEKAIVENKDRLAAVIVEGAMGAAGMIPPRDGYLELLRKVTEDNGVMFILDEVISLRLAWGGTQSIYKIKPDLTTMAKIIGGGYPVGAIGGREDLMQMFSPEIRKVYHAGTLNANPITATAGLATMEQLNADVINYINQLGGSFADGVRAVFKRLNIKGQVTGLGSLQNVHFHDQPVINGKSARETNKDLLHLYYLAMLERGYFSAARGLYVMSTPMTQREIDTAVKAVDDVMTELKPTIEELWPELIGPSPQV from the coding sequence ATGTCCCGAGAACAGTTACTTGCCGAAGTTACCAAGAAATACGAGGATACCTATCGAAAAAGAACGCAGAAATCAAGCGAAACACTGGAAAAGGCACGTCGATATATGCCAGGAGGTGATACCCGCACCTCAATCTGGTTCGACCCCTATCCCTTCTGGATAGACAAAGCGGAAGGCTGCCGATTTACCGACGTTGACGGTAACGAATATATTGACTTCCACAACTGTTACACCACAATGATCCTGGGGCATGCCAATCCGAAGGTGGTGGCGGCAGTGAGGGAACAGGCAGCTAAGGGCACCGCCTTTGGCGCGCTCATTCCCGCCGTGGTGCGCTGGTCTGAACTCGTCTGCAATATGGTCGATTCCGTAGACAAGGTACGGTTTGGCAACTCAGGGACGGAAGCGGTGATGATGGCCATACGCCTGGCCAGAGGCCTCAGCGGCAAAGACCTGCTGCTGAAAACGGATGGCTGCTACCACGGCAGCTACGACCCCGTGGTCTTCCCCTCCGACGCCACAGGCCTATCGAAAGGTAACCGGGCAGAATCCATCATCGTTCCCTACAATGACAAGGAGGCTGCGGAGAAAGCCATTGTGGAGAACAAAGACAGGCTGGCGGCGGTCATCGTCGAAGGGGCGATGGGTGCAGCCGGCATGATTCCACCCCGCGATGGCTACCTGGAGCTCCTGCGCAAGGTGACCGAGGATAATGGCGTCATGTTCATCCTCGATGAGGTTATCAGCCTGAGGCTGGCCTGGGGAGGCACTCAGAGCATTTATAAAATAAAGCCCGACCTTACCACCATGGCCAAAATCATCGGCGGCGGCTATCCGGTTGGTGCCATCGGCGGACGTGAAGACCTGATGCAGATGTTCTCTCCCGAGATAAGAAAGGTCTATCACGCCGGCACACTGAATGCCAACCCCATCACCGCCACTGCCGGCCTTGCTACAATGGAGCAGCTCAATGCCGATGTCATCAACTATATCAACCAGCTTGGCGGATCTTTTGCCGATGGCGTCCGGGCTGTGTTCAAGCGACTTAATATCAAGGGGCAGGTGACCGGACTTGGCTCGCTACAGAACGTCCACTTCCACGACCAGCCAGTAATTAACGGCAAGTCAGCCAGGGAAACAAACAAAGACCTGCTGCATCTGTACTACCTAGCGATGCTGGAAAGGGGCTATTTCTCGGCGGCAAGAGGTTTATATGTTATGTCAACTCCTATGACTCAGCGGGAAATCGACACTGCGGTCAAGGCGGTTGACGATGTTATGACTGAACTCAAGCCAACGATTGAGGAACTGTGGCCCGAGCTCATCGGCCCCTCCCCTCAAGTTTAA
- a CDS encoding helix-turn-helix domain-containing protein yields the protein MEELSERLKVLRKKKGWTQEDTAREINVSLSTVQRWEKKGGEPTRLARRELQKIFRREGIHPNS from the coding sequence ATGGAAGAACTCTCAGAGAGACTGAAGGTACTGCGCAAGAAGAAGGGCTGGACACAGGAGGATACGGCACGGGAGATAAACGTTAGCCTTTCCACTGTGCAACGCTGGGAGAAAAAAGGCGGCGAGCCAACCAGGCTGGCTCGCCGCGAGCTTCAGAAGATATTCCGCCGAGAAGGCATACATCCCAATTCATAA